The following coding sequences lie in one Helicoverpa zea isolate HzStark_Cry1AcR chromosome 2, ilHelZeax1.1, whole genome shotgun sequence genomic window:
- the LOC124642383 gene encoding uncharacterized protein LOC124642383, protein MLFLMVVIILSNIAYVSNKNAGTTLFDYAKTSVNCWTQDDIAKLKARKTFEELIPPQVSPDRVDSRYIREILKYFRSAFRNVQRDVDFKTASILKEALSDTVGAHLKSEILPTVRFAYYAGYVPYRHAKQVHDFYELIKTNMNTQGLGWRPPERIPQWSNLTVAKILIGSGKLLDPCSCLVTRRDSSNCIHLPAPKLDDERHPSAIALPFRSEGLVSLTAPSSENILLKYYTTASRCILHSSPAHCRHADFVNLNNELWHWMKREVAPHLVDEKLYTAYGGVLRIAAAVQNYGKGLSRRNLFEYQTAAVSKFSPWKSLTQSYIYINADWTPKLYVTLVLLTAAAICLLQMCYNYMFGDHGCSCKNRSARTNYSRDCAYTKVDSNFPAVLPHQSAIYYSDQKRVKRPPTKSKTSSLGSIKTQRVYDLNENTEKLMAIIMSEDSEGGSSPSKIDSGDDCGDRRIAIADVTKDNRPRSPPKIETSLAQLTIEKTLPSSDKKSSIPMYSTSTLTRSELTYCPDKLLSDTCWSATSTSTSGKSISSTSSKSRSGRSRSSRDLAWARHVISRHSRRGPMQSTTGTELDANSFITPPSRR, encoded by the coding sequence ATGTTATTTCTTATGGTTGTTATAATATTGTCTAACATAGCTTACGTTAGCAATAAAAATGCGGGTACTACGTTATTCGATTACGCGAAAACAAGCGTTAACTGCTGGACCCAAGACGATATCGCCAAACTGAAGGCTCGGAAAACATTCGAGGAGCTGATCCCACCCCAAGTGAGCCCTGACAGGGTCGACAGCCGGTACATTAGGGAGATCCTCAAGTACTTCAGAAGTGCTTTCAGAAATGTGCAAAGGGATGTGGACTTCAAAACTGCCTCAATATTAAAAGAAGCTCTGTCGGACACTGTCGGTGCACACCTTAAAAGTGAGATACTCCCCACTGTTAGATTTGCTTACTACGCTGGTTATGTCCCTTACAGACACGCCAAACAAGTCCATGACTTTTATGAACTTATAAAAACGAATATGAACACTCAAGGCTTGGGATGGAGACCACCCGAACGAATACCTCAGTGGTCAAACCTGACTGTTGCCAAAATCCTTATCGGATCCGGAAAGCTTTTAGATCCGTGTTCTTGTTTAGTCACTAGACGTGATTCTAGTAACTGCATTCACCTACCGGCTCCTAAACTAGATGATGAACGACACCCCTCGGCTATCGCTCTGCCTTTTAGATCAGAAGGACTGGTTAGTTTGACAGCACCCAGCTCCGAAAATatccttttaaaatattacacgACCGCGTCAAGATGTATACTGCATAGCTCACCAGCACACTGTCGCCATGCAGACTTCgttaatttgaataatgaatTATGGCACTGGATGAAACGGGAAGTTGCACCACATCTAGTTGACGAGAAGTTGTACACAGCTTACGGTGGCGTTCTAAGAATAGCGGCCGCCGTGCAAAACTATGGAAAAGGCTTATCGAGACGTAATCTCTTTGAATATCAAACTGCTGCTGTATCTAAATTTAGTCCTTGGAAATCGCTTACTCAATCCTACATTTACATAAATGCTGACTGGACGCCGAAACTGTACGTGACTTTAGTGCTGTTGACCGCGGCAGCAATATGCCTTTTACAAATGTGTTACAATTATATGTTTGGAGACCACGGATGTAGTTGTAAAAACCGCTCTGCAAGAACGAATTACTCAAGAGATTGTGCATATACGAAAGTAGACAGCAATTTTCCAGCTGTACTGCCTCACCAAAGTGCCATTTATTACAGTGACCAGAAACGCGTAAAGCGTCCACCCACTAAAAGTAAAACGTCTTCGCTGGGGTCCATTAAAACCCAGAGAGTTTATGACTTGAACGAGAATACTGAAAAACTGATGGCAATAATAATGAGTGAAGACTCCGAAGGTGGATCATCACCATCAAAGATTGACAGCGGTGATGACTGTGGCGACAGACGTATTGCTATTGCTGACGTCACCAAAGATAACAGGCCTAGGAGTCCACCGAAAATAGAAACATCTCTAGCGCAGTTGACTATTGAAAAAACACTGCCTTCATCGGATAAAAAGTCGTCAATACCGATGTACTCGACTAGCACTTTAACACGTTCAGAGTTGACGTACTGCCCGGACAAACTGCTGAGCGATACTTGTTGGTCAGCGACCAGCACCAGTACATCAGGAAAGTCGATTAGTTCGACTAGTTCAAAGTCCCGCAGTGGGCGGTCGAGGAGCTCTCGAGACCTGGCGTGGGCCCGGCACGTGATATCCAGGCACTCCCGAAGAGGACCGATGCAGTCCACGACTGGGACAGAGTTAGACGCCAATTCTTTCATAACGCCGCCTTCGCGCCGGTAG